A stretch of DNA from Hydrogenophaga sp. SL48:
GAGGACCGCGCGCGCACGCCCATCGGGCGACCCGTCGTGAAGACGCTGCGGTTTTCGTTCCCCCAGCTGCTGCTGGTGGCGTTTCTGCTGATCGGCGCGCTGCTGGGTGCGGCCGCGCTGAGGGCGCTGTTCACACTCGACACCATGATGGCGCAGGGCCGCGAGAGCACGGCCCAGGCGATCGCGCTGAGCACGGCGGCGCAATCGCTGCGCGAACGCAGCCTGACCATGGAGCGGGCGGCCCGGCAGTCGCTGGTGCTGGGCGACCGCCAGCTGCGCCAGCGTTTTTTTGAGGCCGCGGGTCAGTCGCGCGACATCCTCCGCAGGCTGGAAGGCAATGAACTTCCCGCCGATTTTTCCCGCAACTGGCTGCGGCCTCTGGCCGAGGTGGAGGCCTTGCTGGAGGGCCCGCCAGAAACCGCATTTGATCGCGAGCGTGCCGTGGCCCGCGCCTTCCGCGAGCTCGACGGCCACAGCGCGTCCATCGCCCAGCAGGTGCAGACCATCATCGGCAACCGCAACGACGCCCTGCAGTCCCGGGTGGAAGACAGCCGGCGCCAGCTGACGCAGCAGGTGCTGGGCTCCATCGCGCTGGCGGCGGTGATGGCGCTGGGGTTCGGCGTCTGGCTGGCCCGACCGTTCCAGCGGCTGGAGAAGGCCATCGTCCGCCTGGGCGAGAACCGGCTGGACCTGCCGATCGACATCCCGGGGCCGCCCGACGTGCGCCGCGTGAGCCAGCAGCTGGAGTGGCTGCGCCTGCGCCTGACCGAGCTCGACGCCGACAAGGCCCGCTTTCTGCGCCACGTGTCGCACGAACTCAAGACCCCGCTGGCCTCGCTGCACGAGGGCGTGGCGGTACTGGGCGACGGCGTGGCCGGCCCGCTCAACCCCAGCCAGGCCGAGGTGGTGACCATCCTGCAGCACAACACCCAGCTGCTGCAGCACCAGATTGAAACCCTGCTGCGCTTCAACGCGGCGGCGTTCGAGGCCCGCCAGTTGCAACGCGAACCCACCGACCTGCTGGCCCTGGTGGAAGAGCAGATCGAGGCCCAGCGGCTGCGCTGGCAGTCGCACCAGCTGGAGGTGCGTGCCGAGGGCCGCTCGCTGGTGGTGCCGGTGGACCGCCAGAAAATGGCCTCGGCCATCGGCAACCTGCTGTCCAACGCGATCCGTTTTTCGCCTCCCGGCGGGCAGATCCGCCTGGTGCTGCAGAGCGACGCGGGCCTGGCCAGCCTGCACGTGATCGACCAGGGCCCGGGGGTGGCCGAAGCAGACGGCCAGCGCATTTTTGAACCGTTTTACCGCGGTGAACGCCAGCCGGCAGACACGGTACGGGGGTCGGGCATCGGGCTGTCCATCGTGCGCGAATACATTGAGGCCCATGGCGGCCGTGTTCAACTGCTGCCTGAGCGCCAGGGCGCCCACTTCTGCATCGAATTGCCTCATGCCATCTGATCCTCTTCTTCCTTCTTACCGCCGCGCCCACCGGAGCACCCGGGGTCAGCGCCTGGCGCTGTGCCTCGGCACCGCCGTGTGTCTGGGCGCCTGCACAACCCCTCCGCAACCGGTGGTGACCGCACCGCCGCCGGCACCTCCCCCCACCCTCGAACGGCCCAAACCGGTGGAACCGCCGGTGCTCAACCCGCCCGCGCCAACCCCGCCCCCCAACGGGGAACGCCCATCGGCCCCGACGGGGGACACCACCGCTCCCGCCACCCTGGTGTCGGTGATGGGCTATGCCGAACGCCTGCGGGGGCTGTCCAGCAACGAGCTGTTGCAGGAATTGAACGCGCTCGGCGATCCCGGCGCTGTGCCGTCCCTTCAGCTGCAGAGCGCGCTGGTGCTGATGCACCTCCACCAGCCGGCGGCCTCGGCGCGTGCCCTCAGCCTGCTGCAGCGGGTGGCGACGCATCCGGCGCCGGAGAGCGCGCCGTTCAAGCCGCTGGCGCGGCTGCTGGCGACCAGCCTGAGCGATCTGCGACGCCTCGAAGACACGGTGGACCGGCAGGCGCAACAGTTGCGCGACCACCAGCGCCGCATCGACATGCTGAGCGACCGGCTCGACGCCATGCGCGACATCGAGCGCAGCCTCACACCCCGGACCGGCCCGGGCACGGGCAGGGGCACGGCGCCATGAACACCCCCGTCGAGCGGGCACCGTCGGCCCCGGCCGGGTCGCGCGGGCGCCTGCTGGTGGTGGACGACGACCCCGACATGCTGCGCCTGCTGTCGATGCGGCTCGGGGCGGCGGGTTACCAGGTGACGGCGGTCGGCTCCGCCGAAGCGGCGCTCAGCCAGCTCGACATCGAGCGGCCGCAGCTGGTGCTGTCGGACGTGCGCCTGCCCGGGCGCGATGGCCTGGCGCTGTTCGACGAGGTCCGCACGCGCCACCCCTCGCTGCCGGTGATCCTGCTCACCGCGCACGGCACCATCCCCGATGCGGTGGAGGCCACCGCGCGCGGCGTCTTCGGCTACCTCACCAAACCCTACGAAGCGCGGGAGTTGCTGGAGAAAATCGCCCAGGCCCTGGCCATGAGCGCCCCGGCGGGCCCCAGCCACCCCGCCGACGAGCAGTGGCGCGCCGAGATCGTCAGCCGCTCCAACCGCATGGCCGACCTGCTGGCCGAGGCGCGCATGGTGGCGCAGTCGGACGCGAGCGTGCTGCTGCGCGGCGACAGCGGCACCGGCAAGGAGGTGCTGGCCCACGCGATCCACCGAGCCAGCCCGCGCGCCAAGCGTCCCTTCATCGCGGTCAACTGCGGCGCCATCCCCGAGGCCCTGCTCGAATCCGAGCTGTTCGGCCACATGAAGGGCGCCTTCACCGACGCCGTGGCCAACCACAAGGGCCTGTTCCAGGCGGCCGACGGCGGCACGCTGCTGCTCGACGAGATCGGTGACATGCCGCCGGCCCTGCAGGTCAAGCTGCTGCGCGTGCTGCAGGAGCGCGCGGTGCGCCCGCTGGGATCGAGCCAGTCGCTGCCGGTGGACGTGCGCATCATCTCGGCGACCCACCGCGACCTGGAGGCCGCGATGGCGCTGGGCCAGTTTCGCGAAGACCTCTACTACCGCCTCAACGTGGTCACGCTGACCCTGCCCACGCTGGCCGAGCGCCGCGAAGACATCGCCCTGCTGGCCAACCACTTCCTCTCGAAACTGGCCGCCAAATACGGCAAGCGCAGCTCCGGCTTTGCGCCTGAGGCGCTCAAGGCGCTGACGATGTCGGCGTGGCCGGGCAACGTGCGCCAGCTCTACAACGTGGTCGAGCAGGTCTGCGCCCTGTCCACCACGCCCCTGGTGTCGCTGGCGCTGGTGCAGCGCGCCCTGCGCACCCCCTCCGTCGAGGTGCTGAGCTTCGCCGACGCGCGGCAGCGCTTCGAACGCGAGTACCTGGTGGGGTTGCTGAAAATGACCGACGGCAATGTGGCCGACGCGGCGCGGCTGGCACAGCGCAACCGCACCGAGTTCTACCGCCTGCTGCAAAAACACGCACTGACGCCGGGCCTGTTCAAAAGCGACACCGGAACCGGCCTGGCCGACGAGGGCGCCGACCCTGTCGCCGATACGTGACAAACCAAAGTCTTTGATTCAAAAGGCTTTTTTTGAACACCCCACCCGACCTGTCGCCATCTGGCGACAAAAACCGGGCATTCATCCCCCGCTCACGGCACCGCGCGGCCCCTCGACGTCAACAAATCCATTCAAACTGTTGATTTAAAAGGAGTTTTCAGACCTGGCACAGGGTTTGCCCTAATCAAGGCATGCCCCGCCCTTTTTCCCTCATTTCAGCCCCCCGCGCACCCGGCCGCTGGACCGTGCTTTTCGCGCTGCTGGCCATGCTGGCCGGGGCTCCGGCGATGGCCCAGGGGTTCGACTGGACCACCCTGAGCCACCTGGCCCAGACCCGCGCGCAGGCGCCTTACCGCGCAAACGGCGACAAGCTGCCGGCCGAACTGAAGGCGCTGGACTACGACCAGATGCGGCTCATCCGCTTCCGCGATGAACGCGCCACCTGGTTCACCGAACAGCTGCCTTTCCACGCCCAGTTCTTCCACCCGGGCGGAACCCAGACCGACACGGTTCGTGTCCACGAAATCACGGGTGGCACCGCGCAACCCATCCCCTTCCAGAGCGAGCGCTTCGAATACGGTCGGCAGATCGTCGACCCCACCGCCTGGGGCGACGTCGGTTACGCCGGTTTCCGCCTGCTCCACCCGGTGAACCGGCCGGGCACCATGGACGAAATAGCGGCCTTCGTCGGCGCGAGCTACTTCCGGGCCCTCGGCAAGAACCAGCAGTACGGCCTGTCGGCGCGCGGCCTGGCCATCGACACCGTGGGCGCGGGCGCCGAAGAGTTCCCGCGCTTCACCGAGTTCTGGCTGGAGCGCCCAGCCCCCGGCGCCACAGAGGTCACGGTCTACGCCCTGCTGGAGTCGCCTCGCAGCACCGGCGCCTACCGCTTCGTGATCCGCCCGGGCAGCCAGACCACCATGACCGTGCACGCGCGGGTGTACCTGCGCGCGGGCAGCGCGCCCGTGACCACGCTGGGCCTGGCACCGCTCACCAGCATGTTCACCTTCGGCGAAAACCAGCGCCACGCCACCGACTTCCGCCCGGAGGTCCACGACTCCGACGGCCTGATGGTCGTGACCGGCGAGGGCGAGTGGCTGTGGCGCCCGCTGCAGAACCCGCGCCATCTGGTGATCAGCTCGTTTGCCATGCAGCAACTGCGCGGCTTCGGCCTGATGCAGCGCGACCGCGCCTTTGCCAGCTTTGAGGACGTGGAGGCCCGCTACGAGCGCCGCCCCAGCGCCTGGGTCAAGCCGCTGGGCGACTGGGGCCCGGGCCGGGTGGAGCTGGTGCAGCTGCCGACCCCTGACGAAACGCACGACAACATCGTTGCCTACTGGGTGCCGGCCCGCACGCCCCTGCCGGGCGAAGCACTGGAACTGGCCTACGAACTGGCCTGGCAAGGCGACGACCAGACCCGCCCGCCATCGGCCTGGGTGACCCAGACCCGCAAGGGCTATGGCTACACCAAGCTCAGTCCCCAGGAACAGGCCCAACAGCCCAAGTTCGTGCTCGAGTTCGCGGGCCCGTCGCTGGCGGCCCTGCCTGCGGGCGCCGACGTGCGCGCCATGGTCAGCGCCGACAGCAACGGCCGGGTGCTCGAAGCCCTGGCCTACCCCAACCCCGCCACCCAGACCTGGCGCGCCGTGATCCGCGTGGAACGCATCGACCCGGCCCGCCCGGTCGAACTGCGCGCCTTTCTCCAACACCAGAACCACACCCTGAGCGAAACATGGACACACCTACTCTTGCCCGAGTGACGCCCGCCACGGGCGGCCGCAGCCGGTTGCGCGAGGAGCGCCACCCCAACGCCGTGACCGCACCGCCGGTCCACCGCGGGTCCATGGTGCCCCGGCCCTGGCGAGGCTTCTGGAAGAGCATCGGCGCCGCCATGCTGTCGGCGGCCAGCGCCTGCCTGCCCGGTCAGTCCAGGCCCCAGGCCGTTCGCGGCCCCCGGCCCATGGCCTGGGAGACCGCCGGCAACCGCCGCCGGACGGTGTTTTCGGTGCTCACGGTGCTGAGCACCCTGCTGGCCGCAAGCCTGTACCACCGCGCCCAGCCCGACGGTGAAAACACCTGGCTGCAGGTGGCGCAGCTGGGGCTGTTCGTGCTGCTCTCGGCCTGGGTGATCACGGGCTTCGTGACAGCGCTCATGGGCTTCTGGGTGATGCTGCGCGGCGACCGCCACACGCTCACGGCCGCCTCGGTGCGCGACCACGCCATGAACCCCGAGGCGCGCACCGCCCTCATCATGCCGATCTGCAACGAAGACGTGGCCACCGTGTTCGCCGGCCTGAGGGCCACCTGCGAGTCGCTGATCGGCACCGGCCACGCAGGCCAGTTCGACGTGTTCGTGCTCTCCGACAGCTATGACCCCGCCATCGCCGCGGCCGAACGGCAGGCCTGGGAGGCCTTGCGCGCCGCCCTGGCCGAGCAGCCAGGCCAGCCGCCGATCGAGGTGTATTACCGCCTGCGCAGCCGCCGCACCCACCGCAAGGCCGGCAACGTGGCCGACTTCTGCCGCCGCTGGGGCAAGGACTACCGCTACATGGTGGTGCTCGACGCCGACAGCGTCATGAGCGGCAGCTGCCTGGTGTCGCTGACCCAGCTGATGGAAGCCAACCCGCGCGCGGGCATCATCCAGACCGCCACCCAGGCCATCGGCCACGCCACCCTGCACGCCCGGGCGCAGCAGTTCGGCTCGCGCGTGACGGGCCAGCTGTTCACCCTGGGCATGCAGTTCTGGCAGCTCGGCGAATCGCACTACTGGGGCCACAACGCCATCATCCGTGTCGAACCCTTCATGAAGCACTGCGCACTGGCGCCGATAGAAGGCAAGGGCGGCATGTCCGGCGGCATCATGTCGCACGACTTCGTCGAGGCCGCGCTGATGCGCCGCGCCGGTTATCACGTGTGGCTGGTGTCCGACCTCACCGGCAGCTACGAGCAGCAACCGCCGGACCTGCTGTCCGAACTGCAGCGCGACCGTCGCTGGTGCCAGGGCAACCTGCAGAACTCGCGCCTGATCGCCGAACCCGGCATCCACCGCGTGCACCGCTTCATGTTCGGCATCGGCGCCATGTCCTACCTGGCAGCGCCACTGTGGCTGGCCTTCATGGCGCTGGGCACGGCGCTGGTGCTGAGCCACCCGGACCCGCTGTCGTCGCTGCGCAGCGTGTCGGACGAGCGTCTGGTGCTGTGGGCATGGACGCTCTGCCTGCTGTTCCTGCCGCGCCTGCTGGGCCTGCTGGCGGTGTTCCTCAAGGGTGAACAAAAACGCTTCGGTGGTGTCGGCAACCTGCTGGCCAGCGCCGGGCTGGAGAGCGCGCTGGCGCTGATCCAGGCGCCCATCCGCATGGTGGCGCATTCGCTGTTCGTGCTGGTGGCCGTCACCGGCATCCAGCTCGACTGGAAGTCACCGCCTCGGGAAGCCAATGGCGTGGCCTGGCGCGGTGCGGCGGCCCAGTTGGCGCCCATCGCTGCCGTGGTCGGTCTGGTGCTGGTCGGCGTGGCCGCCCTCAACCCCGACGCGCTGCTCTGGATGCTGCCGGTGACCCTCCCGCTGGTGCTGGCGGTACCGTTCACCGTGGCCACGGGACACGTCGAACTCGGCGCCTGGATGCGTTCACGCGGCGCCCTGCTGATCCCGGAAGAATCGTGGTCCCCGGCGGTGCTGCGCCGGGCCTGGCGCCACGCCTCGCGCCTGTCGCTGCTCAAGCTCGCCTGAGAGCCTGAACCGGCGGCATGAGCGCCGTCCGGCCGCTCCGAAGGCGCTCAGCCGCCGGGGGGATGGAGGTAGCGCTCGTCGGACCAGGTGGCGAGCCACTGGGGCGCAAAGGCCACGAAGATGGCGCAGGCCATGCCGGTGAGGAAGGCATCGCCCCAGGCCATGAGCCAGCGCGCCACGAGCGCCTGTTCCAGCGCCACGCCCCCGGCCAGCCGGTAGATCAGCTCCATCAACAAGCCCGAGAGGAACACGGCCGCGGCCGTGCCCAGAAAGCCACGACCCAGCGTGTAAACGAACGGGTTGGGCGGCAGCCAGCGCCGCAGCACGGCGCCGATGAACAGGGCGATCGTCGCAGGCGCCAGGCCGATCCAGACCCACTGCGACACCGCCAGCGCAAGCCCCCCAGCGCCAAGGGCCCAGACCACCAGCGCCACGCCGCTGAGCACCAGCACCGCCAGCGGCCAGCCCAGCATCAACACCAGCAGGCTCGCGCCCGAGAACTGCACCGCCAGGCCCTGCGGCATGTGCTGCGGGAGCAGCCACAGCCACGGCAGGACGACCAAGCCGGCCAGGGCCGGCGTCAGCAAAGGGCCCGCCAGCATGCGCCAGGGCTGGAGCCACAGGGCCACCCCCAGGCAGAGCAGGCCCAGCGCCAATTCAAGAAAAAACAACATGGGAATCAGTGTGACCGAACGGCCAAGCCACTGTCTTGACATCGGTCAGAGGCGCCAGCCTCACACCCCCACACGCCCGAACGGCGCCAGCTCCCAGGGCACCGCCGGGCCGGCTTCGCCGGACGACCTGTGCCGCCCCCTCGGGGGGGTGACGCCGCAGGCGGCGCAGGGGGGACTACATCCGGGGCATGCCCTTCATGCCACCCATGCGTTTCATCATCTTCATGAGGCCGCCACCCTTCATCTTTTTCATCATGCCCTGCATCTGCTCGAACTCCTTGAGCAGGCGGTTGACCTCCTGCACCTGCACGCCGGCACCGGCGGCGATGCGGCGCTTGCGCGTGGCCTTGATGATCTCGGGCTTGGTGCGCTCCCTGAGCGTCATGCTGCAGATGATGCCCTCCTTGCGCTTGATGTCCTTTTCAGCGCGGGTCAGATCGGCCTCGGTGGCCTTGGCGGCCATGTTGCCGGGCAGCTTGTCCATCAGGCTGGAGAGGCCCCCCATCTGCTTCATCTGGCGGATCTGGTCGAGGAAGTCGTTCAGATCAAAATCGCCACCGCTCTTGACCTTGGCCGCGAGCTTCTCTGCCGCGGCCATGTCGACCCCGGCGGTGACCTGCTCGACCAGCGCCAGGATGTCGCCCATGCCCAGGATGCGCCCGGCGTGGCGCTCGGCGTCGAACACCTCCAGGCCGTCGATCTTTTCCGAGGTGCCGGCGAACTTGATCGGCGCGCCGGTGACCTGTCGCACCGACAGTGCCGCGCCACCGCGCGAGTCGCCGTCGAGCTTGGTCAGGATGATGCCGGTCAGCGGCAGCGCCGCGCTGAAGGCCTTGGCGGTGTTGATCGCGTCCTGGCCCTGCATGGCGTCCACCACGAAGAGC
This window harbors:
- a CDS encoding sigma 54-interacting transcriptional regulator; its protein translation is MNTPVERAPSAPAGSRGRLLVVDDDPDMLRLLSMRLGAAGYQVTAVGSAEAALSQLDIERPQLVLSDVRLPGRDGLALFDEVRTRHPSLPVILLTAHGTIPDAVEATARGVFGYLTKPYEARELLEKIAQALAMSAPAGPSHPADEQWRAEIVSRSNRMADLLAEARMVAQSDASVLLRGDSGTGKEVLAHAIHRASPRAKRPFIAVNCGAIPEALLESELFGHMKGAFTDAVANHKGLFQAADGGTLLLDEIGDMPPALQVKLLRVLQERAVRPLGSSQSLPVDVRIISATHRDLEAAMALGQFREDLYYRLNVVTLTLPTLAERREDIALLANHFLSKLAAKYGKRSSGFAPEALKALTMSAWPGNVRQLYNVVEQVCALSTTPLVSLALVQRALRTPSVEVLSFADARQRFEREYLVGLLKMTDGNVADAARLAQRNRTEFYRLLQKHALTPGLFKSDTGTGLADEGADPVADT
- a CDS encoding sensor histidine kinase, producing the protein MKTLRFSFPQLLLVAFLLIGALLGAAALRALFTLDTMMAQGRESTAQAIALSTAAQSLRERSLTMERAARQSLVLGDRQLRQRFFEAAGQSRDILRRLEGNELPADFSRNWLRPLAEVEALLEGPPETAFDRERAVARAFRELDGHSASIAQQVQTIIGNRNDALQSRVEDSRRQLTQQVLGSIALAAVMALGFGVWLARPFQRLEKAIVRLGENRLDLPIDIPGPPDVRRVSQQLEWLRLRLTELDADKARFLRHVSHELKTPLASLHEGVAVLGDGVAGPLNPSQAEVVTILQHNTQLLQHQIETLLRFNAAAFEARQLQREPTDLLALVEEQIEAQRLRWQSHQLEVRAEGRSLVVPVDRQKMASAIGNLLSNAIRFSPPGGQIRLVLQSDAGLASLHVIDQGPGVAEADGQRIFEPFYRGERQPADTVRGSGIGLSIVREYIEAHGGRVQLLPERQGAHFCIELPHAI
- the ffh gene encoding signal recognition particle protein; this encodes MASALSDRLSRIVKEMRGQARITEANVTDMLREVRMALLEADVALPVVRDFIARVKEKALGQEVVGSLTPGQVLVSVVNRELAATMGAGVADINLAAQPPAVILMAGLQGAGKTTTTAKLAKHLIEKRKKKVLTVSGDVYRPAAIEQLKTVTAQAGAEWFPSTPDQKPVDIARAAIDYARKHYFDVLLVDTAGRLAIDEALMREIQELHAVLNPVETLFVVDAMQGQDAINTAKAFSAALPLTGIILTKLDGDSRGGAALSVRQVTGAPIKFAGTSEKIDGLEVFDAERHAGRILGMGDILALVEQVTAGVDMAAAEKLAAKVKSGGDFDLNDFLDQIRQMKQMGGLSSLMDKLPGNMAAKATEADLTRAEKDIKRKEGIICSMTLRERTKPEIIKATRKRRIAAGAGVQVQEVNRLLKEFEQMQGMMKKMKGGGLMKMMKRMGGMKGMPRM
- the mdoH gene encoding glucans biosynthesis glucosyltransferase MdoH gives rise to the protein MDTPTLARVTPATGGRSRLREERHPNAVTAPPVHRGSMVPRPWRGFWKSIGAAMLSAASACLPGQSRPQAVRGPRPMAWETAGNRRRTVFSVLTVLSTLLAASLYHRAQPDGENTWLQVAQLGLFVLLSAWVITGFVTALMGFWVMLRGDRHTLTAASVRDHAMNPEARTALIMPICNEDVATVFAGLRATCESLIGTGHAGQFDVFVLSDSYDPAIAAAERQAWEALRAALAEQPGQPPIEVYYRLRSRRTHRKAGNVADFCRRWGKDYRYMVVLDADSVMSGSCLVSLTQLMEANPRAGIIQTATQAIGHATLHARAQQFGSRVTGQLFTLGMQFWQLGESHYWGHNAIIRVEPFMKHCALAPIEGKGGMSGGIMSHDFVEAALMRRAGYHVWLVSDLTGSYEQQPPDLLSELQRDRRWCQGNLQNSRLIAEPGIHRVHRFMFGIGAMSYLAAPLWLAFMALGTALVLSHPDPLSSLRSVSDERLVLWAWTLCLLFLPRLLGLLAVFLKGEQKRFGGVGNLLASAGLESALALIQAPIRMVAHSLFVLVAVTGIQLDWKSPPREANGVAWRGAAAQLAPIAAVVGLVLVGVAALNPDALLWMLPVTLPLVLAVPFTVATGHVELGAWMRSRGALLIPEESWSPAVLRRAWRHASRLSLLKLA
- a CDS encoding glucan biosynthesis protein G, which produces MPRPFSLISAPRAPGRWTVLFALLAMLAGAPAMAQGFDWTTLSHLAQTRAQAPYRANGDKLPAELKALDYDQMRLIRFRDERATWFTEQLPFHAQFFHPGGTQTDTVRVHEITGGTAQPIPFQSERFEYGRQIVDPTAWGDVGYAGFRLLHPVNRPGTMDEIAAFVGASYFRALGKNQQYGLSARGLAIDTVGAGAEEFPRFTEFWLERPAPGATEVTVYALLESPRSTGAYRFVIRPGSQTTMTVHARVYLRAGSAPVTTLGLAPLTSMFTFGENQRHATDFRPEVHDSDGLMVVTGEGEWLWRPLQNPRHLVISSFAMQQLRGFGLMQRDRAFASFEDVEARYERRPSAWVKPLGDWGPGRVELVQLPTPDETHDNIVAYWVPARTPLPGEALELAYELAWQGDDQTRPPSAWVTQTRKGYGYTKLSPQEQAQQPKFVLEFAGPSLAALPAGADVRAMVSADSNGRVLEALAYPNPATQTWRAVIRVERIDPARPVELRAFLQHQNHTLSETWTHLLLPE
- a CDS encoding energy-coupling factor ABC transporter permease; translated protein: MLFFLELALGLLCLGVALWLQPWRMLAGPLLTPALAGLVVLPWLWLLPQHMPQGLAVQFSGASLLVLMLGWPLAVLVLSGVALVVWALGAGGLALAVSQWVWIGLAPATIALFIGAVLRRWLPPNPFVYTLGRGFLGTAAAVFLSGLLMELIYRLAGGVALEQALVARWLMAWGDAFLTGMACAIFVAFAPQWLATWSDERYLHPPGG